The following proteins come from a genomic window of Musa acuminata AAA Group cultivar baxijiao chromosome BXJ1-7, Cavendish_Baxijiao_AAA, whole genome shotgun sequence:
- the LOC103991045 gene encoding DEAD-box ATP-dependent RNA helicase 57, which yields MEKASALLFSGVRVDRKRFALEIARFQQPKKEPEDVECMADAAPEALPDVKANKKEKKRKRKDKDSSDAVEGFSVFKNSESLSSILERNALEATSAEMKKDVEKEIEKASVLRKKHGIHISGHGVPLPLESFAELSSRYNCKPYILRNLSELGFREPTPIQRQAIPVLLSKRDCFACAPTGSGKTLAFLCPMLMKIKPGLKNGVQAVVLCPTRELAAQTARECKKLATGRKFYIKLMTKELSRCGDFEKMPCDIIISTPLRLDFAICKRKLDLSWVKYLVLDEADKLFELGFVEQIDSVVKACSKTTVVRTLFSATLPETVEKLASTVMVDAVRIIIGRKNSASEMIKQKLVFAGSEKGKLLAIRQSFSESLNPPVLVFVQSKERAKELYKELTFDDIKVDVIHADLSQQQREDAVDNFRSGKTWVLIATDVVSRGMDFKGINCVINYDFPESAAAYIHRIGRSGRAGRPGEAVTFFTEEDKPFLRNIANVMAASGCEVPSWIVALPKLRKRKHRPQRDSISTIPDDSA from the exons ATGGAGAAAGCGTCTGCGCTGCTCTTCTCCGGCGTCCGCGTCGACCGAAAGCGTTTCGCCCTGGAGATTGCCCGATTCCAG CAGCCGAAGAAAGAACCGGAAGATGTTGAGTGCATGGCTGATGCAGCGCCGGAAGCCTTGCCGGATGTGAAGGCgaacaagaaggagaagaagcggaAGCGCAAGGATAAGGACTCTTCTG ATGCTGTGGAGGGGTTCAGTGTGTTCAAGAATTCCGAGTCTTTGTCCTCTATTCTAGAAAGAAATGCTTTGGAGGCTACTTCTGCTGAGATGAAGAAGGACGTGGAAAAAGAGATTGAG AAAGCTTCTGTTCTGCGTAAGAAGCATGGAATTCACATTTCAGGACACGGTGTTCCGCTCCCGCTTGAGAGTTTTGCAGAGCTAAGCTCAAG GTATAACTGCAAACCATATATTTTGCGTAACTTATCTGAACTTGGTTTTCGAGAGCCTACACCTATTCAGAGGCAGGCTATTCCAGTGCTCCTTTCT AAAAGGGACTGCTTTGCATGTGCACCAACTGGTTCTGGCAAGACTTTGGCGTTTTTATGTCCAATGCTCATGAAGATTAAG CCAGGGTTAAAGAATGGCGTACAAGCTGTTGTTCTCTGCCCTACTAGAGAATTAGCTGCTCAAACTGCTAGAGAGTGCAAGAAGCTGGCTACGGGGAGGAAATTTTACATCAAGTTAATGACTAAGGAGCTCTCCAGATGTGGTGATTTTGAAAAAATGCCCTGTGATATAATCATATCCACTCCTCTCCGGTTGGACTTTGCTATTTGCAAAAGGAAGCTTGACTTGAGTTG GGTTAAATATCTTGTCTTGGATGAAGCTGATAAGCTTTTCGAGCTAGGTTTTGTAGAACAAATTGATTCTGTGGTCAAAGCCTGTTCAAAAACTACTGTAGTACGTACACTGTTCAGTGCGACTTTGCCTGAAACTGTTGAAAAACTTGCAAGCACAGTTATGGTTGATGCAGTTCGAATCATCATTGGTAGAAA AAATTCTGCCTCCGAGATGATTAAGCAAAAGCTTGTTTTTGCTGGTAGTGAAAAAGGGAAATTGCTTGCTATTCGTCAAAGCTTTTCAGAG AGTCTGAATCCTCCAGTGCTAGTGTTTGTTCAAAGCAAAGAAAGAGCGAAGGAACTTTACAAGGAATTAACATTTGATGACATAAAAGTTGATGTTATTCATGCAGACCTTTCCCAGCAGCAG CGAGAAGATGCAGTTGATAACTTCAGATCGGGCAAGACATGGGTTCTGATAGCAACTGATGTTGTTTCTCGGGGTATGGATTTTAAGGGGATCAACTGTGTGATCAACTATGATTTTCCTGAATCAGCTGCAGCATATATTCATAGAATTG GTCGATCTGGACGAGCTGGAAGACCTGGAGAAGCTGTAACATTCTTCACTGAAGAGGATAAGCCTTTTCTGAGGAACATAGCCAATGTGATGGCAGCATCCGGCTGTGAGGTTCCTTCCTGGATTGTAGCTTTGCCTAAGCTCAGAAAAAGAAAGCACCGACCACAGAGAGACTCGATATCAACCATTCCCGATGACAGTGCCTAG